The nucleotide window ACTAGATATTCTAAACGAAGCTAGAGTAGTGCGCACAGAGTTACTTTGTATCAGGAGCCCTATAACGGTTTAGTCTTAAGTGTGTTGCTCAAGGCAATAACTGCTATGATCAAAGGAAAGATGTTAGGACTTCTAGTCCGCAGATATCAGTCAGAAGTCAACAAGCTGTCTCTAGAGCCCGGAAACCACCAGCTCTGGTTCTCTGTTTTAAAGCCATAACCCACAAGTGGGGCACCGCCACCTCCAACGGGACCCGAAAAACGGCACTAGGATAAAGCTCCTATTGTTTTACCCATTGTTGAATGAAAATGGGTTTCTGCATCACATTTCAGACCCCACTCAAATTGCTTTTTAAGGATGAACCAGTGTGGGTGCTGGTTAACCTCCTGCGTTTTTCATACCTTCAACTCATTCACTGGATTCCTCCGGCAATCACAGAAAACATCTTTGTTTCCTTGTTCATCTGTGGGTGTTGGTACAATGAGACATTTGAGCTGGTGATTTTATGATGTTGCTGGGGGACACGACACAACATGTGGCACCGAGATTCCTCACATTGCTGTGGTTTACTAGCAGAGGCCGGAGTGTGTAAGGACGGTGCTCTGATGCCTGCTGTGTGTGCCACATTATTGCTCTGAAGTACTATCGCATTGCTTGCTTTGTCTCAGGTTTGCTGCAGATGTGTGCTTCTAACGCAGGCCTCATTTCTCTGAACATTTCCCTCCTTCTCATTAAGTGTTGTTAAACAAAATTTACTCAGGGGTTCATACCCAGCACAAGAAGCAGAGGTCACGACAGGGGTTTTAACGAGAACTGGAAAAACCTAATCATAAAACCTTTTAACCACTGCTATCAATTCCTGTTTTAGGTGCGATATTGCCAGTCCCTTGGCGACGAAGAAAAGAAGGAGTTACACATGTTCAGCatgcagagaaaaaaagaggcaCTAGGACGGGGAACTCTAAAGTTACTGCCTAGGGCTATGCTTCATGCAATCTGTGAACAAGTAAGTGTTTAAAATTTCAATTCGTACTATTCATGGAATTAACACGGTCAGATAAAagaactaacttttttttttttttttttttaaacagtgtggGGAGAACATTGGtggaggagagatggcagtgtTGGCTTCAAGAGCAGGGCCTGGACTGTGTTGGCACCCAGCATGTTTCTCATGCTCAACTTGTAATGAGCTTCTAGTGGATCTCATTTATTTCTATCATGAGGGGAAGATTCACTGCGGGAGACATCATGCTGAATTGCTAAAGCCTCGCTGTTCGGCCTGTGATGAGGTaaggtcaattttttttttttatgtgcgcacgcacacacacacacacacacacacacacacacacacacacacacaatttgagcGCCATTTTCAATATATGACACATAAGGCCATTATTCATAATCAACTTAGTGTCCAGCTGATTCAACATCTGGATATTGTCAGCtttcaaaaatgaaataatacacGATACGTTTATTATTTCTCAGATTATCTTTGATGATGAGTGCACTGAGGCAGAGGGCCGTCACTGGCACATGAAGCACTTTTCCTGCTTTGAATGTGAAACCATTTTGGGTGGTCAGCGGTACATCATGAAAGATGGTCGGCCCTACTGTTGCGGGTGCTTTGAGTCCCTGTATGCTGAATACTGTGAGGCCTGTGGAGAACACATCGGTAAGCCAAGTCAATCTTGTGTCTTTGTGTCCTTTCACCTGTAAATTTGATGCAGTAATGACAGTGTTATTTTTTCACTAAATATGCTAGTGCTGGCTTACATTTAATAAaccatgatatactgtattcactaaagtaaacactttaaaataaacaaaacaaaataaaaaaactactgtTACTACAAAGTAAGATCTGAACTCCTCTTGTCTTCCACGAATCCAAATTACCATGCATGAACATTAAAACAATAGGTCAATTACAAGGTGATTACATGATTGCTTAGTTGATGAAATGTTTATACGAAACCATTTTCAGTGTGACTCATTTTCAAATTACATTTCACAGTTgccaaacaaaattaaaatctcACCAGCTCGCATACAGTTCTGTGCGAAAGTCTCACGCCATCCCGAATTtctatatattaaatttaattataaagattaTATTAAATGAATTGGAAAAAACGTATTACTGTGAGAGGCTTTAAACTTCCATAAGAATTGGTTGTTTTAGTAAAATCAGCAGCAGCAACCACATTTCCCTCCTCGTCTATTCCAACATTTATCCTTAAGCATCAaaagtatactaatcactgacctgatcatttgtcatcatctgcacctgttcctTACTGGTTCATACCTTAAGTTAGATCTTTTTATGCTTGCATGATCCattggtcactgtgtggcttaacaaacgaaaacattcctctgaaactagTCAGGTACTGGGGCCAGTCTGAAAGCGAGAGCCACAAAAGTCTTTTATGAAGgtattaaaatattagaatCTAATATGAAAAGTCTAGAgcaaaatatgataaaattagGGGAAGCTCtaaacttttgcacaggaccatatataaacatgtatctTCATCAATCCTtagtaaatatatttatcaCCTGTATCATTCTAATCTCAATGTTGCAAGCATATCATTATCAAACGCTATTTAACTTAGATTTCCATTCAACTTTATTACTTTTGTAGTAAAACTATCCCCATGCCATCCTAATCCTGGTTCTTTCCATTTAGGGGTTGACCATGCTCAGATGACATATGATGGTCTCCATTGGCATGCCACAGATGAGTGCTTCAGCTGTGCCCAGTGCAAAACCTCCTTGCTCGGTTGTCCATTCCTGCCGAGACAAGGCCGCATCTATTGTTCCAAAGCTTGTAGTCTGGGGGAGGATGTGCATGCGTCAGATTCATCAGATTCTGCCTTTCAGTCAGGCAGGTCTCGTGAATCCCGTCGCAGTGTCCGAACAGGAAAGAGCAGTCGTTCTGCAGACCAGTGTCGTCAGTCTCTGCTCTTTTCACCTGCTGGAAACTACAAGTTCCCTGGCTTCTCAGGGAATGCAGAGGACACCTTGTCAAACAAGCTGTCCCATTTGAACTTAACTGATGAGAATTTCTGGAGGAACAGAGACGAACAGGAAGTACCTGAGGACCATGAAGAATGGGCTGAGCATGAAGATTATATGACCCAACTACTTCTGAAGTTTGGAGAGCATGGAATCTTCCAGCAGCAGGAGGACAACAGACCAGATGATCCTTGGATGACCGACTCGGAGATCAAAAATAAGGTGGAGTCGAAGGTTTCAGGCAGTGGTAGAAATAGCAGTCTGGCCAGTAAAAAGTACAAGACAGACATGTACTGGACACATTCCCAAGATGGCCTGGGAGACTCTGCATATGGTAGTCATCCTGGACCTGCAAGTAGCAGGAAAATTCAGGAGCTTGATCTAGAACATGGTGCCAACTTTAAGCATGAGGAAAAGCAGTGGTATAATGACTCACTGGAATGCATCACGGATGGACTTAAACAGCAGGAGCAGAGTGTCCGAGACTCCATGGACTCCCTAGCACTATCGAATATCACAGGTGAGTTTATAAaaccaataaacaaataatagaatgataatatttctttataaaattcCGTTCATGAACAAAACATGATCCTTACGGAGATCTAatctaatatttttaattacaggTGCATCAGTAGATGGGGACTTTAAAGAGAAGCATGTACCATTTTCTTTAGAAAATTTCACCAAGCTGGAGGCTCAGGATTGCGATAAAACAAGCAACATGGGAACTCTCAACTCTTCGATGCTGCACAGGAGCGCCAACTCCCTTAAGAGCCTTACATCGGAACTGGAGCGGGTAGAAGTAGTAGAGGAGGAAGAACCAGAAGAGTTGCTTCCTCTCCCAGAGGAACGACCCATTCCTCCTGTTCTCCGAAGGTCCAGATCTCAGTCGAGGCCTCATCAAGTCAAGTTCTCTGATGATGTTGTGGA belongs to Clarias gariepinus isolate MV-2021 ecotype Netherlands chromosome 2, CGAR_prim_01v2, whole genome shotgun sequence and includes:
- the prickle1a gene encoding prickle-like protein 1a is translated as MMNLENPGGFHKSGKHLDMDQKVGKLTFGFQRSSTSDDDSGCALEEYAWVPPGLRPEQVQLYFSCLPEDKVPYVNSPGEKYRIKQLLYQLPPHDNEVRYCQSLGDEEKKELHMFSMQRKKEALGRGTLKLLPRAMLHAICEQCGENIGGGEMAVLASRAGPGLCWHPACFSCSTCNELLVDLIYFYHEGKIHCGRHHAELLKPRCSACDEIIFDDECTEAEGRHWHMKHFSCFECETILGGQRYIMKDGRPYCCGCFESLYAEYCEACGEHIGVDHAQMTYDGLHWHATDECFSCAQCKTSLLGCPFLPRQGRIYCSKACSLGEDVHASDSSDSAFQSGRSRESRRSVRTGKSSRSADQCRQSLLFSPAGNYKFPGFSGNAEDTLSNKLSHLNLTDENFWRNRDEQEVPEDHEEWAEHEDYMTQLLLKFGEHGIFQQQEDNRPDDPWMTDSEIKNKVESKVSGSGRNSSLASKKYKTDMYWTHSQDGLGDSAYGSHPGPASSRKIQELDLEHGANFKHEEKQWYNDSLECITDGLKQQEQSVRDSMDSLALSNITGASVDGDFKEKHVPFSLENFTKLEAQDCDKTSNMGTLNSSMLHRSANSLKSLTSELERVEVVEEEEPEELLPLPEERPIPPVLRRSRSQSRPHQVKFSDDVVDNGHYEDVEVRQPPMSERTRRRVYHFDEQDERHRRHHRNHRRRSRKSRSDNALHIVPKEQARMCFREDYLQQRGPIPTSQYVQHSHAHANSDYGLQNQAERFYRLYEDDDDWCSTCSSSSSESEEEGFFLGQPIPQPRQPRYQYYTDKLPNQVSPPYGTRTKPKKKRGHKGKNCIIS